Proteins encoded by one window of Bactrocera oleae isolate idBacOlea1 chromosome 4, idBacOlea1, whole genome shotgun sequence:
- the LOC138856929 gene encoding uncharacterized protein: MCLRRMKWMHLLGVSDFESPDLYACDRHFSYRYKNSLRLSKGAVPDKNLLVPTVKVVSDGGSLDKGSFCESDKLDSLNTLNTFGDEIGDCTSSSYEVHEELSLHYNVFEEHSYSLPLGNLNNGAKNSNTQTDALRIEKNENRQIVELCSKLPPHIAACVRNSLTNNNRNLLGNRYDRELKTIALGVHFLSPLAYRYLKPYFNWPSPRTLTQFIQSWPRSPGCTYSSIKTLELRSRGFTSDQKYVSICCDEMSLKTHLQYDRYRDLIVGLEDYGDENRTSRIASSVLTLMVQGIGGEPWSQPLAYFFVHKSCKGDVLKQYVFEVVSQLQGIGLHPCHFVCDQGTNFVHFARVVGVTEDRPFFIVNGEEIVFFYDSPHLIKKEETTKKQEKEVTQYSVEVICAALESFFEDFSAQLSASKELDVHMSAQVSSQLEVEEACEPGSSQYEEQEACIPAQASLLLEEQEACIPAQVSSQVEEQDKI, translated from the exons ATGTGTTTgcg gcGGATGAAATGGATGCACCTACTTGGTGTATCCGATTTCGAAAGCCCTGATTTGTATGCCTGCGATAGGCATTTCTCGTACCGCTACAAAAATAGCTTAAGGTTATCAAAAGGGGCAGTCCCcgataaaaatttgttagtgcCAACAGTGAAGGTAGTTTCGGACGGAGGTAGTTTAGATAAAGGCAGTTTTTGCGAATCTGACAAACTGGACAGTCTAAATACGTTAAACACTTTCGGTGACGAGATAGGAGACTGTACTTCGAGCTCATATGAAGTACATGAGGAGCTGTCCCTTCATTACAATGTATTTGAGGAACACTCATATTCCTTACCTTTAGGAAATTTAAACAATGGGGCGAAAAATAGCAATACACAAACAGATGC TTTGCgtattgaaaaaaatgagaATAGGCAAATTGTTGAGCTATGTAGCAAATTGCCTCCACATATTGCTGCATGTGTGAGGAATAGTTTGACAAATAATAACCGTAATCTTCTCGGTAATAGATATGATAGGGAATTGAAAACCATAGCTCTGGGGGTTCACTTCTTATCACCTCTAGCGTATAGATATTTAAAGCCCTATTTTAATTGGCCATCACCAAGAACTTTGACACAGTTTATTCAAAGTTGGCCACGAAGTCCTGGTTGCACGTATAGCAGCATAAAAACTCTGGAACTCCGTAGCCGTGGCTTTACGAGTGACCAGAAATACGTGTCAATATGCTGCGATGAAATGTCTCTGAAGACCCATTTGCAGTATGATAGATATAGGGACTTAATTGTAGGCCTGGAGGATTATGGCGATGAAAATCGTACCTCCAGAATTGCTTCAAGTGTTTTAACACTAATGGTTCAAGGCATAGGTGGGGAGCCTTGGTCTCAACCGTtagcatatttttttgtgcataaATCTTGCAAAGGAGATGTTTTGAAACAATATGTTTTTGAAGTTGTGTCCCAACTTCAGGGGATAGGTCTTCACCCCTGCCATTTTGTATGTGACCAAGGGACAAATTTTGTGCATTTTGCCCGGGTTGTAGGAGTGACAGAGGATAGGCCATTTTTCATAGTTAATGGAGAGGAAATCGTATTTTTTTACGATTCTCCTCATCTTATAAAAA aggaagagacgaCAAAGAAACAAGAGAAGGAAGTGACTCAATATTCAGTAGAGGTTATTTGTGCTGCGTTGGAATCGTTCTTTGAGgatttttcagcacagttgtcagcatcgaaagagctggacgtgcatatgtcagcgcaggtatcctcacagttggaagtggaggaagcgtgtgaaccagggtcgtcacagtatgaagagcaagaagcttgtattcCAGCACAAGCGTCCTTACTGTTGGAAGAGcaagaagcgtgtataccagcacaggtgtcctcacaggtggaagagcaggataaaatttaa